In Drosophila ananassae strain 14024-0371.13 chromosome 3R, ASM1763931v2, whole genome shotgun sequence, the DNA window GTAAAGATTGCCGAGACTTACCTTCCATCCTTCCAATCTACatgctttgagaattttaagctatataaaattcgaataacgcagagattgGTAAAGCATTTGTCCGATTCAGAGCAAATTTCTGAAACAATAGAAAGGGAACATCGCAGGGCCCACAGAGGTCCAAAAGAAGTCACCATCCAAATTCTTGAGAAATTGTATTTTCCCAGAATGACAAGTACGATTCGTGCTCAGTTGTCATCGTGCGACTGCTGCAAGCGATTCAAATATGAGCGTCATCCCAATAAACCAGAATTGCAATCGACACCCATCCCAACTACCCATGTGAAATATTGCAACGTGTTCACCTTAGAAAAACGGGTTTATCTAAGTTGTATCgacaaatttacaaaattcaCCAAACTTTTTCCTCTACAATCCAAGGCATAAATTCACCTCCGCGAAACACTGTTAGAGGCCCTTCATTACTTTACGGTGCCTAGAATGATAGTGTCGGACAATGAAAGGGGTCTCCTTTGCCCGACGGTACTAAATTACCTCCGTACGTTGGAGATCGAATTATACTATACCCCCACTCAAAAAAGCGAAGTTAACGGCCAAGTGGAAAGATTTCATTCGACCTTCTTGGAAATTTACCGGTGTTTGAAATTCGAACATCCCAAATTCACAAGTGCACAGTTAGCACTAAACGCTGTAGACAGATACAACAACTCTGTCCATTCAGTGACAAACAAAAATCCCGTTGacctatttttaaattaattatcagGGTTTATCGAACTTCAAAGAAAAAACGCTTGAAGACGTTAGAGGCCTGATTGAGCGAAACCAGACTATGGCCAATATAGggcataataaaaataggactGAACCTAGACAATATGAGTCGGAGGATaaggttttcgtcgctaataagcaaattaaaactTAAGAAAAACAACGTTTCAGGAGGAGGTACAAGAGAATCGCGGAGTCACAATTAAAACTAGATcaggaaaaattttgcataaatatgacttgaggaattgaagagcgctttaTGAACCTCTCTATTCTTTCACATACACATAGAatacttttctatttttaacacaaaacatttctccattttaacacacacacaaaacatttctctattttaacatacacacaaaaaacattaaatgtagtacacaaataatttaagcatgaatacTCAAATATTATACATATGTCGGCGCATTGAGACTGCGTGGCTGcggatatatgtgtgtgtgtgtgtgtgtgcgaataCTCATTTCGGGTATTTCACCAGAGTGATAGTATTGCATCAGCCTCTTGCGCTGTGAGTGTGTGGTTGCCAGGCAACCGTTGCTGGGATTTTGTCGCTTTACAAAGTACCGTTGTAGCGAGGCGACAGCGTTGTGTCGCTGTCGCCGATCGAGGTTTGGTAGTATGCACAGTTGGTAGACAGTTGGACGCCGGCAGTTGCGTACCAGAACTGGAACAGTGTGCAGGGCTGAAACTCGATGCGCCACAATGgagaacagcaacaacaataacaacaacaacggtcAGGACttgacatcagaagtgggatctggCCACCAGCCTTCAGCACTAGATGGACCATGGCGTGCCCTGATGgagctacaaaataaaaatttaattgaactaGTGAAAGCCATAAAAACAACTGTACCTGATGCAGGGCAGAACAAAACTGTGCAACTACCCAAATTCAACCCAGACAAATCAGGCGCCAACGCATCATCGTGGTGCACAACGGTGGAAGTGATTTTACAAGAAAACACGTTGAGAAGCAGTGCATTGGTTATGGCCTTGAGTTCGGCTTTAGAAGGAAGTGCTTCGCAATGGCTTTCGCAAGTGTGCTATGCTGAAATTACTTGGCCTGAGTTTAAAGAATTGTTTATACAACGCTTCGATACTATAGAAACACCAGCCGCTATGTTTCTTAATATGCTATCAAATCGACCGACTGATGGCGAGAGTCTGGCTGTTCATGCAAGTCGCATGGTTACCGAACTTACAACAAAATGGCGTCAAATGGATAACGAAGAGATTGCTGTGTCTGTGACCCTTGCGCTGCTGGCAAGCTTCGATCACCGATTGCAGCGTTTAAGTTTCACATCAAATGTTCGAACCAGAGTCGATCTACAGTCCGAATTAAAAGCATTCACttttattaaaaggaaaaGCGGCGCTATGGAGCATCAGGCTGAAACTTATTCTAAACGGCAAAAACAATCACCGATGGAGTGCCATTTCTGCGGAAAAGTGGGCCATAAAATGGCTGAATGCAGATTCAGGAAACAACAGAATCAATTCGCGACTGATAAAACCCAACATGGCAGGCATGATGTTCATCACCgtggaaaatcaaatttaacttGCTACAAGTGCGGAGAATTGGGTCACATATCCACCCAATGTACAAAGAAGGAAGTCGATAGGAACAAGGCATTCAATCGGGAGAAGCGAGTGGAACAGTGCAGTGTTGCAGTACCAAAGGGATGTCTGAACCATAGAGGCCAAATTTTCGAAATCACCTTCGATTCGGGATCGGAATGCTCGTTgataaaagaaaagctaagTACCAAATTTTCTGGTAAAAGATTCAATAATATTGTTATGTTAAAAGGTATCGGCAGCAATGGAATATGTAGTACTGTACAAATATTAAGCAATGTAAAAATTGACGATTACTGTattgaaattttgtttcacGTTATAGGCGATGATGATATGCAGAACGACATTGTAATTGGCCGTGAGATATTAAATCAGGGTCTTGATATTGTCATTTCATCAAACCAATTTAGGATCTCAAAGACCAAAGTAGTTAATTTGTGTACCGGCAATGAGCCAGCCGATATTGATACTGAGCTTGAGGGAcaagataaaataaaactacatTCACTGTTGGCAAAGTACTCAAATTCATTTATAACTGGGATCCCAAGTACTAAAGTCAGAATTGGCGAAATGAAAATTAGGTTGATTGATCCAACAAAAACCGTACAGAGAAGGCCATATCGTTTAAGTCCATGCGAGCGAGATTTGGTTAgggacaaaattaatgaactgCTAAAATGCAATATAATTAGGCCAAGCTGCTCACCTTATGCAAGCCCTATATTGttagtgaagaaaaaaatggtACGGACAGACTTTGTGTTGACTTTAGAGAGCTGAATTCAAATACGGTCGCTGATAAATACCCTTTACCACTTATACAAGATCAAATCAATAGGCTTGGGGGAGTTAATTACTTCACATGTCTAGACATGGCCAGCGGATATTACCAAATTCCTTTACATTCAGATTCTATCGAGTACACGGCGTTTGTGACTCCGGATGGTCAATACGAGTTCCTGTCCATGCCATTTGGACTCAAAAACGCACCTTCTGTTTTTCAACGATTAGTAATACAGGCGCTAGGGGATCTAGCAAATTCCTTTGTCATCGTCTATATGGATGATATCATGATAGCCGCCTCAACAAAATGCGAGGCGCTAGAAAGATTACAGATCGTTCTAGATGTTTTGACAAAGGCTGGATTTTCATTCAATCTTACAAAGTGCTCATTCTTGAAAACATCGGTTCAATATTTGGGTTACAATATAAGTGCGGGTGAGATTCGTCCAAACCCACAGAAAGTTGTAGCGTTGACTGCTCTTCCGCCTCCACAGTCAGTCACTTCACTTAGACAATTCATTGGGCTAGCATCCTATTTCCGACAGTTTATTAAGGGATTTTCACAATTAATGAAACCGTTATATTTCTTAACTGcagataaaaacaaatttatttggaaaacAGAGCATGAACAGATACGGAAAAAGGTTATTGCCACTCTTACCGACAAACCAGTCCTTGTTATTTTTGACCCTTGTTATCCAATCGAATTGCACACAGACGCCAGTTGCAGTGGGTACGGTGCAATTTTATTacacaaaattaataacaaacccCAGGTAATAGAATATTATAGCAAAACTACTTCACCGGCAGAATCAAGATATCACTCGTACGAGTTGGAAACCTTAGCTGTCGTGAACGCCATTAAGCATTTTCGACATTATTTACTGGGCAGGAACTTTTTAGTTTATACTGACTGCAACTCGCTTAAGGCGGCGAGAAATAAACGAGATTTAACCCCCAGAGCACAGCGTTGGTGGGGTTATTTGCAGCAATTCACATTCGATATTCAGTATAGAGAAGGGAAAAGGATGGCACACGTTGACTTTTTATCGAGAAATCCCCTTTCAAAAAAGTCTACTACAACCGCAAAAATAGTCGAAGAGAAAAGAGTAAATTTAGCTGAAATTTCAAGCAACTGGCTTATTGCTGAACAACGTAGAGATGTGGACATAGTCGAAAttgttaaacattttaaaaactcTTCTCTGCCTGAAGATATTGCGAAAACCTATGAATTAAGGGCAGAAGTTCTTCATCGAAAGATACAAAGAAATGGGAGAACACGTTGCTTACCAGTGGTGCCACGAGCTTTCAGATGGTCTGTTATAAATCAAGTGCATGAGTCCATAATGCATCTAGGTTTCGAAAAGACATTAGATAAAACTTACGATTTCTACTGGTTTGACAATATGTCAAAATACGTAAAAAAATTTGTCGACAACTGCATCACTTGCAAAATGTCAAAATCCACTTCAGGAAAAATACAGGCGGAATTACATCCAATACCAAAAGTCACTATTCCTTGGCACACTATCCACATCGATATCACAGGAAAATTAAGTGGCAAGAGTGATCAGAAGGAGTATGTTATTGTTCAGATAGACGCGTTTACCAAATATGTCTATCTTAGTCATAGTcttaaattagacagtgagaGTTGTATAAGGGCCGTTCAATCTGCCGTTTCATTGTTTGGAGTACCAAACCGAATAATAGCTGACCAGGGAAGGTGTTTTACAGGCGCAAAGTTCAGTCAATTTTGTTcagatcaaaaaataaaattgcatttgATAGCCACTGGTGCAAGTCGAGCTAATGGCCAAGTGGAGCGAACTATGAGCACGTTGAAGAATATGTTAACGGCGGTTGAAACGGGAACACAGTCTTGGCAGGATGCGTTGGGAGAGGTACAGTTGGCAATCAATTGTACAACCAATCGCACTACGAAAGCAAGTCCTTTAGAAATGTTATTGGGAAAGGTAGCACGCCCATTGGGATTACTTCCACCTAGTGATGTAGAAAATGTTATTGACTTGCCAAACGTAAGAGCGCAAGCTGCAAAGAATGTATTAGCCAGTGCAGCTTATGATAAAGAACGATTTGATAGAAAtaaggcaaaaataaaaaggcacAAAATTGGAGATTTCGTATTACTTAAGAGCGAAGAAAGACACCAGACCAAGCTAAGTCCAAAATTTAGGGGACCTTTTGAAATAGTAAAAGTTCTAGAAGGTGACAGGTACATTTTAAAGTCTTTAACtagtaaaagaaattataaatatgcaCATGAGGATTTAAGAAAATTACCAGAGGGGCAAGTTCCCGAAGAGCTAAATGTGTACgatgattataataatttagatGAAAGAAACGTAACCGCTACAGAAAagagtgaaaatgaaaatattgagagTATTGAAGAAAAGAGTGAAGATGAAAATACTGAGAGTATTGAAGAAGAAAATGAAGTACACCAATAAGGGTGACAAAGTTGTACTGCTGGCCAATGAAAATGGCAGAGTACTGAGTCCATAAAATATAATGCAAGCACAAGTGCAAAAcatattgtttgttttgatcATGGCGTGTGGGGTATTTGATTATGCGACTATAGGAGTGAATAATGAAGAAGAATGGATTATATAAAAGAAGGAgtaaaacaaagaaatgaaaagaaagaaagaaaaagttgaattgaattgataaaaaaaattatagttatGGAACTGAATACTGTTTTGCGAAACAGTCAATACGATAATTTGTTATAAGTTAAGATAAGAAAATTGGATGAAACTATTTAATGTTCAGTCTAATAAAGTAAGGAAATTCGAATGCTGCTATTTTCTACACGAGGTCGTGTTAGAGTCAGGATGGCCGTGTCGGCGCATTGAGACTGCGTGGCTGcggatatatgtgtgtgtgtgtgtgtgcgaataCTCATTTCGGGTATTTCACCAGAGTGATAGTATTGCATCAGCCTCTTGCGCTGTGAGTGTGTGGTTGCCAGGCAACCGTTGCTGGGATTTTGTCGCTTTACAAAGTACCGTTGTAGCGAGGCGACAGCGTTGTGTCGCTGTCGCCGATCGAGGTTTGGTAGTATGCACAGTTGGTAGACAGTTGGACGCCGGCAGTTGCGTACCAGAACTGGAACAGTGTGCAGGGCTGAAACTCGATGCGCCACAATGGAGaagagcaacaacaataacaacaacaacggtcAGGACTTGACACATACAAATACCcaaataatttaagcatgaatacacaaatattataagcgcggatagtatatacacaagcttttcttttcttctcgATCACGATGCTCCACGAGTCTTGCAATCATCGGCGTCACatcagccgcgcgcatatTCAAGTACGACGCACCCGTCGTTCCCCTGCAACAAGGAGCAGTATAGCGGATCAATGGAGTGTTTAAGCTGGTACATGTCATCGACCTACCAAGGATAATGCAACTAGTAGACGACACCAGCCGGGACGCGGCAACCCTGATGGACCAACGTGTTAACGCAATGACGAGACACTACCAGGAGCAAGCAGCGGAGGGTATAAACAGAGTGATGAGGCCAGCATCACGCAGAGCTCGAGCAATATCATCAGACGCGGAGGACTGGAATGCGATACTCAACTCGGAAGAGATGATCGGCGAAAACGGCGAGCAGCAAATTCGGATCAACGTCAACCCTCAAAATATACAGCTAATGTCTGGCGTTTCACGAGGCGTAACCTTTTCCTTTGTCTTGGAGGTTTCGCTAACAGTAGTGGTCTTCTCGATCCTGTTCATCATCTGGAGGAAATTGACCTCCACCAAAGGAATACCAACCACGAGGGTAATATTCGAGGACCTGGAAACCTCGAAGAGGATGTCGACAACAGCTCACCATTCTGCcaattgatctgcgggacgcacacttttagagggggaggagttaaCACCCGGCACTCTCGCCCCcccttgctcagcactattcgccccctactacCAATAAACAGCATAagcaattcccaatattcaagtgctgtgggttcaagtacatccgggtatgtcgcaagagagcaactatgtcacaagtgtgcaactatgtacgctgactagaatgtACCGGGAAAGCTGACACACACCCTGAGggttacgctgactcttgactcCGGATAGCTGACACTTCACACGCCGACTCCGCACAtgctgacaccacacatagTGTTGGAGTGGGCgatcggccgatatcgaactgtcgatcggagggtcacaactcCGGGAAGTCAGTCCAATCTTGACCGCCGAGCCACGCTGCTGAAACCAACTCTAATATTTTCCATGAACCTAAACTCCTCCTGTTAAATAAGAACCACCAAAACGATTGTTATTATTAAGCAAcacaaataaattgtattccctACATCATCTAAGAATGAACCAGCGACTTTTCATCAGGTGAACCATggaaggacaccttaactggcgcccgagcagatAAGTAGAGTGAATGTGAATTACGGgttttaaaaaggaaaaaaatattcttcttTCTTTCCCCAAACAAATTCTttccccaaaacaaaaacaaaaaaagaaaaaatgaataGAAAAAGGTGTAAAAGTGTAAAAatctttcccaaaataaaagaaaacaaggcGCTGGATGAAAAAGGAAAAGTGGATAGGAAAAAGAATAAAAGTGAAGtaataaagattttttgttttttttttctttcaaaaaaaaaataataataaaaaaaaatgaaaaaatagatAGAGAAAAGTGTAAAAGTGCAATAAGGAAAGTAACGTAAAGTTTTCTcaaagtaaaacaaaaaaagagaggAAAATGGTTAGGaaaagtataaaaacaaacagtaGTGAAAACGTAGTTTCctcaaaatgaaaaaaatataaaaaaataaataaaaaaaatgaaaaaatagatAGAGAAAGGTGAAAATATAAAAGCAAAGTAGTAAagttttctcaaaataaaaaaaaatataaaagaataaaaaaattaaaatagatAAAGGAATTTTAGAGAGATAGAggatttttctcaaaatataaaaaaaaggaaataggAAAAATGAAGTAGCAAAGATCTtactcgaaaaaaaaaaaataaaaaggaagtaggaaaaataaaaagtacaaatgtaaaaaaagtacaaaaaataaagagaaccaccgtgagcatattcgcgagtggcaagaagtataaatcaaaaataaaaataaaaaaatggtgTGTGGAAACCTACTGGAAACGCTAAGAGGTGtggaatgcacccaaaaaaagctgcccagtgggttgtgtgtgcaaccgtacctgagtaggcctaagggctaaaacggaacaatacggaccaccgcgcccagtgccaaagaaataaaaagaacacaaaaaaacccaaaactaaAACTATACAACACACagaacaaaaactaaaagtatacaacacaaaagaaaagctaaaagtatgcaacagaaagaataaaaatttgcaaaaatatgcaaagaatataacaaaatatgcgAAAATATGCAAACAATATAATACAATTTGCGAAAATATGCAAAGAATATAACAAACCAtgcgaaaatatgcaaaaaatataacaaaatatgcgAAAATATGCAGCAAAGCAGCACCCGTAATACACGTCTCAAGCCATTGTTAATGACTACGAGATCATTATAGGCAAGCCCTTGTATAGGACCATCATTCTCTACATTAGGCAGAAAATAAGAGGCgacgccgatttggcgcttTCTTCTTACAATGTGGAAGATGATAattggtcggaaattaagcgggttctctcgcttcactacgccgacaagcgagacGTCCGAACCCTTGAATATCAACTCAGCCAAATGACCCAAGCAGGTAGAACTCTGGAACAATTCTATAATGAGGTCAATAACCACTTTTCcttgattttaaataaattaaaagaatcaGAGCATGCGCCTAACGTGACCAGCGCTCTAATTGAGATGTATAGGGACAAGGCGCTGGATGTTTTCGTACGGGGGctcaacggcgatgcctctaaGTTACTCATTATTCGGGGCCCAAAAAATTTGCCTgaggcatattccttttgcctAGAGCTTCAGAATGTATCGGTCAGGGGAAATGCATGTGTGGAACACACGAATAggttgtgaggagattagatctcccacacaccaagacaggtggcaagaggggcaacagcggggggtggacatgcaagtcagcactgcagcgtcggacgggccagcgctgcggtgtttagagatacggaaggagagaaaggtgtcaagggagaaatgcgtcgagcacagacggcatgcgggggcagcagcgggggcaagaggaaccagcacggcgtcgcgcacggaagagggcgaaaagaggagtcaccgtggaaagtaacggtcccggccaggcctccgcggccgcgctcgaaggtcataggaagcagcgggggcggcggggaaagaagcggccggcgagtgcgcagctgtgtttagaaaatgcacaagacatagaaatgcatttgggatgtccaggggggatcgcggggcatcgggacgaagtccgatgaccggcacaaaaataatgcagttcggaggcccaagcggggcaatcgggggagggaccataaagaaagcccgccgatagaaagacggcgggattagagaaagctaacggagaaagtgaaggagcggaggattaacggcaggaagtagattcgcaaggattaacgggcgcctctggcactatataaggagggcccatggagcgaatcgaggccgagtcttctagggaagctgggagagtgagtgaaagacccccgtgggtaagtctggaattcaagttggaaagcttccttgaagagttaggagtataggctgaaggacccccgtgggtaagtccgacagtccttagtgcgggctattaaagcgagtgagcgaggatatacgagaatagcttaaggaccccctgtgggtaagtccggcggcggtacgcgcatcaaatcgagcaaggagtcagggggaaaggatcaaggatccgcggcaaagctgaggcccagggtaaaagagtcgggtggagttattcccggacacgacaggtatcctggtgtagtggcggcaacaacggatcagcctggcgtacgccttgtctgctcctgaccgttcgatccaggtgtgatcctgtaacgcgagggatagccaacccgggaactcaagcccatttgtgaaaccaggcagggacaccccgggaagtcaaaagaatcctgatccaggcgctggagcgtatgcacagcaaaccacctggagtcaaaggagacgcgacgcccaaacctctggcctaccacagatcctgcggggcgtatgcacgcaggtgtttggaggcgagtggcgaacgcgaccgggggcgtgtcctgtagggtaggaaggcccttcgtgccctgatccggccgctaagcagcgaggagcgtatcctgcccggcgtatgcctgggaggtgagccactcggtctgttaacacggattaggtgccggccacggcgaaagggcgaatccaggcaagccaagggttccgaggtccacggcatccccaaacggaggaacagcagcagtagagcagagacgacgagggagcagcggcagcagcatagcagcgacgacgagggagcagcggtagcagcatagcagcgacgacgagggagcagcggcaaccgtagcgcagcgacgacgaggagcagcagcgacggacaggtagcggcagcagaagacatcaacaacacaggccccgcacccagagtccgtgagtccgaacgaagggaaccgagagccgtttcggcgccaggcaccaagaccgcacgacctgccgggcgcaagctttgggagggcgtgcgtattggcaccaacccggagcggggatcggggatcgacgggaggacgagcggtcggtcggctgagccagacagccggtgagattccttttattgctttgtaaactatttacaataaaggggatttatttataaagaagctttaacgtgttatttctgggctcgggcaatcacgtcgaactataaattcggtggaacgtaccctcaaactctgtgagctagccgcggcgtttgttgcgagcaaaacatagctaaacagttcgttacacctggcgcccaaactacgtgattgctttagagtctaggagtaacactgcttcaagatggggaggaaaaactggatctacgcgcttcgcaaagaagagttgtgcgaagtgtgcagagagcttggtctcgcagcggatggaaccgtggagagcatgagggcactggtggcaaggtgggccgaagagagaaaggaggatgaagtgatggtggtcgcgcggggattcgaggagaagttcgcgcagaggaccacgccgaggcagagagcggtgagcgaatcagaaaagctcatccaaagtctggcagtgccggaaatgaagagcatgaggagcatggagccacaagcgcggaagccagtcccggtacaggtggactatgcgaaggtggcgaggcaagtccgagagtggtcgttccgtttcgatggaacaggggatcctctcgaattcgtggaccgagtagcatggtctgccaaaacgtacgggatggatataaacactatcccgcgagcgatgcccgagctactccagggcagagcacaaaaatggttcctgatgaacgacgaggagtggcccacatggaaagagttcagaaggagcttcgaggcctttttcctgccaaaaggatacttcgaaaaactggcagaccaggtaaagcagcggaagcaacagcgaggagagcctttcaaagagtatATGGTAGACCTTCAGGCGCTTATGAAGCCGTTGGGAAAGTCaacaaaggaggtcatcgataggctcgtggagaactgcatgccacgcatgaaaatgttcatgcgaccctacgcatgtgcatcactcgaggaggtcatgggtctagccgaagaattcgaggagctggctttggaagaggaggtcttcaatagacagtccccagcggtagacagaagatggcaaaaggaggagttgcaccataaaccaccggagcaacagaacCATCCAGGACAAgggtgggggcagagatggcagcccgaggagca includes these proteins:
- the LOC123257343 gene encoding uncharacterized protein LOC123257343 codes for the protein MENSNNNNNNNGQDLTSEVGSGHQPSALDGPWRALMELQNKNLIELVKAIKTTVPDAGQNKTVQLPKFNPDKSGANASSWCTTVEVILQENTLRSSALVMALSSALEGSASQWLSQVCYAEITWPEFKELFIQRFDTIETPAAMFLNMLSNRPTDGESLAVHASRMVTELTTKWRQMDNEEIAVSVTLALLASFDHRLQRLSFTSNVRTRVDLQSELKAFTFIKRKSGAMEHQAETYSKRQKQSPMECHFCGKVGHKMAECRFRKQQNQFATDKTQHGRHDVHHRGKSNLTCYKCGELGHISTQCTKKEVDRNKAFNREKRVEQCSVAVPKGCLNHRGQIFEITFDSGSECSLIKEKLSTKFSGKRFNNIVMLKGIGSNGICSTVQILSNVKIDDYCIEILFHVIGDDDMQNDIVIGREILNQGLDIVISSNQFRISKTKVVNLCTGNEPADIDTELEGQDKIKLHSLLAKYSNSFITGIPSTKVRIGEMKIRLIDPTKTVQRRPYRLSPCERDLVRDKINELLKCNIIRPSCSPYASPILLVKKKMVRTDFVLTLES